One window of the Desulfatiglans sp. genome contains the following:
- the lpxA gene encoding acyl-ACP--UDP-N-acetylglucosamine O-acyltransferase: MTKIHSTAVIDSGAIIGEGCEIGPYTIVGKQVKIGRNTKVGAHTVIEGNTDIGENNNISHLVTIGTPPQDIGYKGEDTRVVIGDNNIIREYATIHRATTKQDWVTVIGNNNYLMSYTHIAHDCVLGSNIIMANSATLGGHTTVGDYATLSAFIASHQFVRIGAYTMISALGGLPRDIPPYMMASGLRASLYGLNLVGLRRRGFTREAITGLRKAYRIIWRESTTLNQGIKRVKDEMAPFPELDTLLDFISSGSKRGITRGAAEKDEEE; encoded by the coding sequence ATGACTAAGATACATTCAACAGCAGTAATAGATTCAGGGGCCATTATAGGTGAAGGTTGCGAGATAGGCCCATATACCATTGTCGGTAAACAGGTAAAGATCGGAAGAAATACAAAGGTCGGCGCCCATACTGTGATTGAGGGTAATACAGATATCGGTGAAAATAATAACATCTCTCACCTTGTTACAATAGGTACCCCTCCACAAGACATAGGTTACAAAGGCGAAGACACCCGTGTAGTGATAGGGGACAACAATATAATAAGGGAATATGCCACTATCCATAGGGCTACAACCAAGCAGGACTGGGTTACTGTAATAGGAAATAATAACTACCTCATGTCCTATACCCATATAGCCCATGACTGTGTTCTTGGCAGTAATATCATAATGGCAAATAGCGCTACCCTTGGCGGGCATACAACAGTAGGGGATTATGCCACCCTGAGCGCCTTTATTGCCTCTCACCAGTTTGTTAGGATCGGCGCATATACCATGATAAGCGCCCTTGGCGGGCTACCAAGGGATATCCCCCCATATATGATGGCATCCGGTTTAAGGGCATCTCTTTATGGCCTTAATCTGGTCGGGTTAAGACGCAGGGGTTTTACGCGGGAGGCCATCACAGGCTTAAGAAAGGCATACAGGATCATATGGCGTGAATCCACTACATTGAATCAAGGTATAAAAAGGGTAAAAGATGAGATGGCCCCTTTCCCTGAACTGGATACCCTTCTGGATTTCATCTCATCAGGTTCAAAGAGGGGTATTACACGCGGGGCAGCAGAAAAGGATGAAGAAGAGTAA